ACCAGAGGCTCCTGCTTAAAATATTTGCGCGACATTCCTTCATATACCGGGGTTAACCGGGGAACAACCGAGGCAATCACCACCTGGCTGACTTTTTCCGGGGCGAATTTGAGTCTTTCCAGCAGACCGGCGACAAAGAAACCGCATTCGTCAACGGTTAGGGAATGTACCGATGCGGCGCGGAAGTGGTCAATAAGCCGTTCGCCATCAAAGAGCCCGATGACAGTATTGGTATTGCCGATATCAATAGCAAGCAACATCGGTTGCAATATAGGGTGGAATCAAGGCAAGTCAAGTAGTTTGGAGAGGCTCGATTTCGGACTCTCTCCAGCTGTTGGCAAGAACCGGATATTTTCATATATTTGATTATGACCCGCAAGACGCCCCCGACCTTTCTGCTGAAGGATGACTTCTATAGCAAGCTGGAGCAGTTTACATCAGAGGTATTGGAAAAAGGGTTGGCGCTCTTTGAAGATGAATTCAAGAATATCGACACTTTTTATGAAAGGGCCTGTTCCGACGGCACGGCTCGTGATGACCATCAGTTTCGCCGCACCCCCCGGCCGTTTTATCTGCTGGAGGCGCTCGCTTTTCAGCTTTACGACCGGTCCCGAAGAAAATCCTTTAATTCAGCGAAGAATACGGTCATAATCCTGCCGCAATGTCTCTCCTTGATGCAGGAGAAATGCCAGCGAAAGAAGACTCGCTACGGCAAGGTCTGCGACCGCTGTGTTCCCAACTGCCAGATAAACAAAATCATGCAGCTGGCCGACCGTTATGGTGTTGCGGGGTATTTTTCGCAGAGGAAACTGGAGGAGCAGCTGCGGCGGCTGCAGAAAAAATACCGGTCTCTGTCGGTAATTGGCATCTCCTGTATTTTGACGCTGGCATCCGGTATGCGCACTGCCGGCGAGCTGGGCGTTCCGGCGCGTGGAGTTTTCCTCAATTTTACCGGCTGCCGTCACTGGAGCGACACTCCCTTCGCCACCGAGACCGCCCTTGATAGAGTCGAAATGATTTTAAGGGAAAAATATGAATTATCTGATTCGTCCGCTTGATGCCTCCGATTATGACAATCTGATTGCGCTGTGGGACCGCTCGGGGCTGCCGTATCGTCCCCGGGGACGTGATTCCCGCGAAGCGATTGCGGCTGAGGTCAAGCGGATGGAAACCTGTTTTCTGGGAATGTTTGATGGCGCCCGGATGATCGGGGCGATAATAGGCACATCGGACGGCCGTAAAGGGTGGATTAACCGGCTGGCAATCGACCCGGATTATCGCGGGAGACGGCTTGCCGGAGTTTTAATTGAGGAGTGCGAGAAATCCTTGAGAGAGCAAGGGCTCAAGGTCATTGCGGCGCTGATTGAAGACGAGAATCTGCCGTCGATTGCCGCCTTCAAAAGGGCCGGATATCACTACCACCCCGAGATATTTTACTTCTCCAAAAGAGAAACCGATGACGACTGAGACCTTCTTTTCCCCTCGAAGGTGCAATAAATAAATGGCCCCGCACGGGCGGGGCCTGGATGCGAGAGCAAAGGAAGGGCTTTGCTATCACCAATGTGACAGATTATAATGCAGTTGCCAGGTTAAAATACTATTAGGGGACGATGAGAATTTTGCAAGAAGGCGTGAAGTAGAGCGTCAACCTGATCGCAGAGTATGCAATAAGTTCCGCAGAAGAGAAAAGGCGGCAGAGTTGCCGCCTCATTTCATTTATCTTTTGAACATCTAAATTATTTTGGCTATTTCCTTCTTAAAGTCCTCATAGACGCGGGCGCCGATAAGACGGGAGACCTCTTTTCCCTGCCGGTCTATAAATATAGTTACCGGAATCCCGGCTCCCAGTTGGAACGACTGGATAGCATCATCGTTTGCCATCAGCATTACCCAGTCCATCCCGTTTTCGGCGGCGAACTGACGCACTTTGCCGGGGGAATCGTTTACCGCCATTCCAATCATCTCCAGCCCCTGCGGCCTGTATTCCGCGTAAATCTTCTTCAGGTCGGGAAGTTCCCGGCGGCAGGGGGGGCACCAGGTTCCCCAGAAGTTGACAACCAGCGGACCTTTACCTTTGAATTCTTCATAGTTACGCGCTTTCCCGAATACGTCATAAACCGCAAAGGTCACCTCCGACTGCTTTCCAGATTGATTATATCCCGGATTGCCGGAGGTATCTTTGTTATCCGAAGAGCAGCTGCCAAGAGACAACAGCAATGCCAGCGAGAAGATTATACCTATATATCTAATCATATCCGATTTTCACCTTCAGTTCTTCTTGTTTCGTCCGCCGTTCTTGATATAGTCGGCAAAGGACATTTTTTCATAGAGGTCGTCTTTGACAAAATAGAGAATGTCCAGAAACTGCTCGGTCGATTTATATCCCGGCGCCGGAGCGATACGGTCGGTATTTGGTTTCAGGAACCAGAAGGTGGGATACCCCCCGACACGATACTCCGCCTGCGAGAGTTTCTGCTCGGTAATTTTATAGCCGTCGATATCGAGTTCTTTATTTGATTCGGCATCTATCCAGATACTGATAAAATGGCTATTCAAATATTTGATTACTTCCGGGTCAACAAAAGCCTCTTTCTGCATCTTCTTGCAGTAACCGCACCACTTGGTAGTGAAATAAGCCATGATATGCTTGCCGCTCGACTTGGCCAATTTAAGTCCCTGGTCATATGAGACCCAGCTTATTTTGGTGGTATCAATGGAGGAGGAAGTGTCTTTGGATTTCTTTTCCCCATTATCCTGAGCCGGCAGCGATGCCGCCAGCAGGACCAGCAAAGCCGGGATAAACATCTTTCTAAGCATACGGAGCCTCATTTCGCAAGTCTTTCAAAATATTATTACTAATTTAACATATTCGGATTAAAAAGGTTTCTTATTTATTGGGCGGCTGCAGATAAACCGATGAATCCCCCAGCAATTCTTTCAGCTTGAGAAGTAACTTTGTTTCGGGCGTTACCTTAAATCGTTTAGACCTAATAAGATACTCCTCACCGTTGCGGCGCGCCGCAAAGACCACAGGGGTATTGCCGACACTTTTCTCCAGGGCTGCCTGAACGGCGCTGAGCTTGCGCTCCGAGGCATCTTCGTCGATTCTGACCACCATCTCGCAGTTGAAACGCTCCGAAAGAGAATCGAGCGGGAAAATTTCGCTCGCCACGATTTTCGGCATCTCCCCTTCACGCGTCGAAACCCGTCCTGAAACCATTACGATATTGTCTTCCGTAATGAAATTTTTCCCTTTCTCATAGCAATCAGAAAAAACTATAACCTCCGCTTTCCCCTTGAAATCTTCGACAGTGACAAAAGCCATCCGATTCCCCCGTTTATCATTCATGGTTTTGATAGCGGAGATAATCCCTCCAAAGCGAACCTCCCGCCCGTCGCTGACCTCCGCAATACGGCCGGTATCGGCGGTGCCAAAAGCGGACAGTTCGGCGCGATACCGGTCCAGAGGATGACCGGAGACATAGAATCCCAACGTTTCTTTCTCGCTGGATAACTTATAAGAGATAGACCAGTCAGGAATATTTTCAAACTGCGGCTCGGCCCGTTTAACCGGGGCTCCTCCCACCGAGAAGAGGTCAACGGCGTTTCCGCTGACTGCCACCTTCTGTCCAAA
This portion of the Candidatus Zixiibacteriota bacterium genome encodes:
- a CDS encoding DUF116 domain-containing protein: MTRKTPPTFLLKDDFYSKLEQFTSEVLEKGLALFEDEFKNIDTFYERACSDGTARDDHQFRRTPRPFYLLEALAFQLYDRSRRKSFNSAKNTVIILPQCLSLMQEKCQRKKTRYGKVCDRCVPNCQINKIMQLADRYGVAGYFSQRKLEEQLRRLQKKYRSLSVIGISCILTLASGMRTAGELGVPARGVFLNFTGCRHWSDTPFATETALDRVEMILREKYELSDSSA
- a CDS encoding GNAT family N-acetyltransferase — encoded protein: MNYLIRPLDASDYDNLIALWDRSGLPYRPRGRDSREAIAAEVKRMETCFLGMFDGARMIGAIIGTSDGRKGWINRLAIDPDYRGRRLAGVLIEECEKSLREQGLKVIAALIEDENLPSIAAFKRAGYHYHPEIFYFSKRETDDD
- a CDS encoding TlpA disulfide reductase family protein — translated: MIRYIGIIFSLALLLSLGSCSSDNKDTSGNPGYNQSGKQSEVTFAVYDVFGKARNYEEFKGKGPLVVNFWGTWCPPCRRELPDLKKIYAEYRPQGLEMIGMAVNDSPGKVRQFAAENGMDWVMLMANDDAIQSFQLGAGIPVTIFIDRQGKEVSRLIGARVYEDFKKEIAKII
- a CDS encoding thioredoxin fold domain-containing protein, which gives rise to MLRKMFIPALLVLLAASLPAQDNGEKKSKDTSSSIDTTKISWVSYDQGLKLAKSSGKHIMAYFTTKWCGYCKKMQKEAFVDPEVIKYLNSHFISIWIDAESNKELDIDGYKITEQKLSQAEYRVGGYPTFWFLKPNTDRIAPAPGYKSTEQFLDILYFVKDDLYEKMSFADYIKNGGRNKKN
- a CDS encoding OB-fold nucleic acid binding domain-containing protein, which translates into the protein PDVNESERGFSVRDKKIRFGLLAVKNVGEAAVETIIESRRSGGHFSSMADFVTRVNLKQVNKRVLESLISAGALDSLPGNRAQKFAAIEAMLDFGQKVAVSGNAVDLFSVGGAPVKRAEPQFENIPDWSISYKLSSEKETLGFYVSGHPLDRYRAELSAFGTADTGRIAEVSDGREVRFGGIISAIKTMNDKRGNRMAFVTVEDFKGKAEVIVFSDCYEKGKNFITEDNIVMVSGRVSTREGEMPKIVASEIFPLDSLSERFNCEMVVRIDEDASERKLSAVQAALEKSVGNTPVVFAARRNGEEYLIRSKRFKVTPETKLLLKLKELLGDSSVYLQPPNK